The Elgaria multicarinata webbii isolate HBS135686 ecotype San Diego chromosome 1, rElgMul1.1.pri, whole genome shotgun sequence genome has a window encoding:
- the LOC134394891 gene encoding large ribosomal subunit protein uL15-like codes for MHHHRINFDKYHPGYFGKVGMRHYHLKKNQHFCPTVNLDKLWTLVSEQTRLKYAKHPAGLAPVIDVVRSGYYKVLGKGKLPKQPVIVKAKFFSRKAEEKIKEVGGACVLVA; via the exons ATGCACCACCACAGAATTAACTTTGATAAATA CCATCCTGGTTATTTTGGAAAGGTTGGTATGAGACATTACCATCTGAAGAAAAACCAACACTTCTGCCCCACAGTGAATCTAGATAAGCTCTGGACACTTGTTAGTGAGCAGACAAGGCTCAAGTATGCCAAGCATCCAGCCGGGTTAGCCCCTGTTATTGATGTTGTACGCTCG GGATATTATAAAGTCCTGGGCAAGGGGAAACTGCCCAAGCAGCCtgtaattgtgaaagcaaaattcttcagcagaaaagcagaagagaaaataaaagaagtTGGCGGAGCCTGCGTGCTGGTGGCATAA